The Candidatus Binatota bacterium genome has a segment encoding these proteins:
- a CDS encoding nitronate monooxygenase, with protein MGDPLHTRACDLFGVRYPIVQTAMGWVATPELVAGTANAGGMGFLACAVMHPDEADAAIRRVRELTDQPFGVNFLMEQPGADRIVESIVEHGVRAASYSRSPNAAFIERMKKAGVVCVPTVGAARHAEKAVKLGADIVVIQGGEGGGHTGVVPTSLLLPAVLDVVDVPVLAAGGFHDGRGLAAALAWGADGVAMGTRFLLTAESPVPDATVDRYFAAGVADVVVTREVDGMPQRVIRNEFLDRLERGSSLTRLARALASGLEYRKMSGASIPELLRSALAMRSSDKLTPTQTLMAANAPVFIQRAMVDGRPADGVLPSGQVAGLISDRPTCAQLIEGMVEQARVRLAALAG; from the coding sequence GTGGGTGATCCTCTGCACACCCGCGCCTGTGACCTGTTCGGGGTACGCTACCCCATCGTCCAGACGGCCATGGGCTGGGTCGCCACGCCAGAGCTGGTGGCCGGCACGGCCAATGCGGGCGGCATGGGTTTTCTCGCCTGTGCCGTGATGCATCCCGACGAGGCCGACGCGGCCATCCGTCGCGTGCGCGAGCTTACCGACCAGCCCTTCGGCGTAAACTTCTTGATGGAGCAGCCGGGCGCCGACCGTATCGTCGAAAGCATAGTCGAGCACGGCGTACGCGCGGCGAGTTACTCGCGCTCTCCCAACGCGGCTTTCATCGAGCGCATGAAGAAGGCCGGCGTCGTGTGCGTGCCCACGGTGGGCGCGGCCCGTCACGCCGAGAAGGCCGTCAAGCTGGGAGCCGACATCGTTGTCATACAGGGCGGCGAGGGTGGCGGTCACACGGGAGTGGTGCCGACCTCGCTGCTGTTGCCGGCCGTACTGGACGTGGTCGACGTACCGGTGCTGGCGGCCGGTGGTTTCCACGACGGACGCGGCCTGGCCGCGGCGCTTGCCTGGGGTGCCGACGGCGTGGCCATGGGTACGCGATTCCTGCTGACCGCCGAGAGCCCGGTGCCCGACGCCACGGTTGATCGCTACTTTGCGGCCGGGGTGGCCGACGTGGTCGTCACGCGCGAGGTCGACGGCATGCCCCAGCGGGTGATACGCAACGAGTTTCTCGACCGGCTCGAGAGAGGTAGTTCTTTAACCAGACTTGCGCGGGCGCTGGCCAGCGGCCTGGAGTATCGCAAGATGAGCGGCGCCAGCATACCCGAGCTGCTGCGCTCGGCATTGGCCATGCGAAGCTCCGACAAGCTTACCCCCACGCAGACGCTTATGGCAGCCAACGCGCCGGTGTTCATACAGCGCGCCATGGTAGACGGCCGCCCCGCCGACGGCGTGCTGCCCAGCGGCCAGGTCGCCGGGCTCATCAGTGATCGCCCGACCTGCGCGCAATTGATAGAAGGAATGGTTGAGCAGGCGCGCGTGCGGCTGGCCGCGCTGGCGGGCTGA
- a CDS encoding ketoacid CoA transferase, protein MAANEIAKDEQAPGDSTLAELCIAAAARAWADDGELLASGLGTAPRLAAGLAWLTLNPDLMMTDSECMLVGEPVPPGPRGDYRPKVEGWLPFRAIFDLIAGGRRHAMTMPTQIDRYGGTNISVIGDYDHPKVALLGVRGIPGNTINHPCSFFIPSHSTRSFVESVDMLSGVSYDPSRWPAGARREFHDYRLVVSNLAVLDFGGTDDQGARTMRLVSTHPGVSVEQVQEATGFELALADNIVETPAPTAEQLAVLRDRLDPHNLRATVFPPAKSSAAKKG, encoded by the coding sequence ATGGCAGCAAACGAGATAGCAAAAGACGAACAGGCGCCCGGCGATTCCACGCTGGCTGAGCTCTGCATTGCGGCGGCGGCGCGAGCCTGGGCTGACGACGGCGAGCTGCTCGCGTCGGGACTGGGAACGGCACCGCGGCTGGCGGCCGGCCTGGCCTGGCTCACGCTTAACCCCGACCTGATGATGACCGACAGCGAGTGCATGCTCGTGGGCGAACCCGTGCCTCCCGGCCCGCGCGGCGACTATCGCCCGAAGGTGGAAGGCTGGCTGCCCTTTCGCGCGATCTTCGATCTCATTGCCGGCGGCCGTCGCCACGCCATGACCATGCCCACGCAGATCGATCGCTACGGCGGCACAAATATTTCGGTGATCGGCGACTACGACCATCCGAAAGTCGCGCTGCTGGGCGTGCGTGGCATACCCGGCAACACCATCAACCACCCCTGTAGTTTTTTTATCCCCAGTCACTCCACGCGCAGCTTCGTAGAGAGCGTCGACATGCTATCGGGCGTGAGTTACGACCCCTCTCGCTGGCCGGCCGGTGCCCGGCGCGAATTTCACGACTACCGCCTGGTGGTCAGCAACCTCGCGGTACTCGATTTCGGAGGCACCGATGACCAGGGAGCAAGAACCATGCGGCTCGTGAGCACGCACCCCGGTGTGAGCGTTGAGCAGGTGCAGGAGGCCACGGGTTTTGAACTCGCGCTGGCCGACAACATCGTCGAGACCCCGGCGCCCACCGCCGAACAGCTGGCGGTGCTCAGGGACCGGCTGGACCCCCACAACCTTCGCGCGACAGTGTTTCCTCCAGCGAAATCCAGCGCCGCAAAAAAAGGCTGA
- a CDS encoding CoA transferase subunit A produces MTDKTMTAADVVGQLRDGMTLGIGGWGARRKPMALVREILRSPLTDLTLVSYGGPDVGLLCAAGRVRRLVFGFVTLDVIALDAHFRRARQAGDFEITEIDEGMFQWGLRAAAMRLPFLPTRAGLATDVQARNPELKTISSPYDDGETLLAMPALRLDAALVHVDQADSRGNGQVLGPDPYFDDLFCAAADHAYLSCERITTADEMLKDGCVHSLLINRSQVSGVVEVPLGAHPTGCSPSYGIDAAHLKEYSAAAADEQAWGAYRERYLDVDHAAYIKNAGGRDHITAIPPTIY; encoded by the coding sequence GTGACCGATAAAACGATGACGGCCGCTGACGTCGTCGGCCAACTCCGGGACGGCATGACGCTGGGCATAGGCGGCTGGGGCGCCCGCCGCAAGCCCATGGCGCTCGTGCGCGAGATACTGCGCTCGCCGCTCACCGACCTCACGCTGGTGAGCTACGGTGGTCCCGACGTCGGCCTGTTGTGCGCCGCCGGGCGCGTGCGACGGCTGGTGTTCGGCTTTGTCACCCTCGACGTCATCGCTCTTGATGCGCACTTTCGTCGCGCCCGCCAGGCCGGCGACTTCGAGATCACCGAGATAGACGAGGGCATGTTCCAGTGGGGACTGCGCGCCGCCGCCATGCGCCTGCCCTTTCTGCCCACGCGCGCAGGCCTGGCCACCGACGTGCAAGCGCGCAACCCCGAACTCAAGACCATCAGCTCGCCCTACGATGACGGCGAAACCCTGCTCGCCATGCCGGCCTTGAGGCTCGACGCCGCGCTTGTGCACGTGGACCAGGCCGACAGCCGTGGCAATGGGCAGGTGCTGGGGCCCGATCCTTACTTTGACGACCTGTTCTGCGCCGCGGCCGATCATGCCTACCTGAGCTGCGAGCGCATCACCACGGCCGACGAGATGCTCAAGGACGGCTGCGTGCACAGTTTGCTTATAAACCGTTCGCAGGTGTCGGGCGTGGTCGAGGTGCCGCTGGGCGCTCATCCCACCGGCTGCTCACCCAGCTACGGCATAGACGCTGCGCACTTGAAGGAATACTCCGCGGCGGCGGCCGACGAGCAGGCCTGGGGGGCTTACCGCGAGCGTTACCTTGACGTGGACCACGCCGCGTACATTAAAAACGCGGGCGGCCGCGATCACATAACGGCCATCCCGCCCACGATCTATTGA
- a CDS encoding VOC family protein, with amino-acid sequence MIGYVTIGTTDMEKAKAFWTELLEPMGAKVIMDLGRIALIGPALDQPMLAVCTPFDEKPADHGNGNMVAFPAGSAEKVDEMHARAMGMGASDEGAPGQRMPGFYGGYFRDLDGNKAVFFHMG; translated from the coding sequence ATGATAGGTTACGTCACCATAGGAACCACCGACATGGAAAAGGCCAAGGCCTTCTGGACCGAGCTGCTCGAGCCCATGGGCGCCAAGGTCATAATGGACCTCGGACGCATCGCGCTCATCGGCCCCGCGCTCGACCAGCCCATGCTGGCAGTGTGCACGCCGTTTGACGAAAAGCCCGCCGACCACGGCAACGGCAACATGGTGGCCTTCCCGGCCGGTTCGGCCGAAAAGGTGGACGAGATGCACGCCCGCGCCATGGGCATGGGAGCCAGCGACGAGGGAGCGCCGGGGCAACGCATGCCCGGTTTCTACGGCGGCTACTTCCGCGACCTCGACGGAAACAAGGCCGTATTTTTTCACATGGGCTGA
- a CDS encoding enoyl-CoA hydratase yields the protein MVDEILVNRKDNGVVTISFNRPQRKNAIIYSMWEEMRQLFHEISQNEDDRVVIFTGEGDAFCAGADLGKELSRLHPLRSMDSVNSAVLALHEITRPTIAKVNGDAVGAGMNIALGCDLVVAGESARFSQIFVRRGLSVDFGGTWLLPRAVGMHKAKELAMLGEILSAREAEQMGLVNRVVADNELDDFVDDWADRLAAGPPLALQMTKKMLSNAFNQGLPDALDAEATSQSINLASEDTREGVVAFIEKRDPVFKGR from the coding sequence ATAGTGGACGAAATCCTGGTCAACCGGAAAGACAACGGCGTGGTGACGATCTCGTTCAACCGCCCGCAGCGCAAGAACGCCATCATCTACTCCATGTGGGAGGAGATGAGGCAGCTCTTCCATGAGATATCGCAGAACGAAGACGACCGCGTCGTGATATTTACCGGCGAGGGCGACGCGTTCTGCGCCGGTGCAGATCTCGGAAAGGAGCTTTCCAGGCTGCATCCCCTGCGCTCGATGGACAGCGTTAACTCGGCCGTGCTCGCGCTGCACGAGATCACCCGTCCGACCATAGCCAAGGTCAACGGCGACGCGGTGGGTGCCGGCATGAACATCGCGCTGGGCTGCGATCTCGTAGTGGCGGGCGAAAGCGCGCGCTTCTCTCAGATCTTTGTACGCCGCGGGCTGTCGGTTGACTTCGGCGGCACCTGGCTGCTGCCGCGCGCAGTGGGCATGCACAAGGCCAAGGAGCTGGCGATGCTGGGCGAGATACTGAGCGCGCGCGAGGCCGAGCAGATGGGCCTGGTGAACCGGGTCGTGGCCGACAACGAGCTCGATGACTTCGTGGACGACTGGGCCGATCGCCTGGCCGCAGGGCCACCGTTGGCCCTGCAGATGACCAAGAAGATGCTGTCCAACGCGTTCAACCAGGGGCTGCCCGACGCGCTCGACGCCGAGGCGACCTCGCAGTCGATAAACCTGGCGAGCGAAGACACCCGCGAGGGCGTGGTGGCTTTTATCGAGAAGCGCGACCCCGTGTTCAAGGGGCGCTAG
- a CDS encoding aromatic ring-hydroxylating dioxygenase subunit alpha — MSERIPLPILEGWFCVLASDELEPGSLQALHCFGREMVAFRGEDGQAHVIDAFCPHLGAHLGHGGRIEGNNLRCPFHAWEYDGSGKCVHIPYSKHIPPKARLKSWRVVEKNGLIFVWHQERDDEPGWDIPDVPEWGEEGWTKPDARVFRVRSHPQEMAENVVDSVHFQYVHGTPERPRMKARIDGHVLEASQELTFTTPRGEVKGDVKIRAYGPGFSVTRFSGIIDTLLLITGLPIDDELNQTTIRFVVKELPAGEEATRSVAKAFIDEIERQYSQDVPIWENKRHLAKPILCDGDGPIGLLREFYQQFYPDSWSAHG; from the coding sequence ATGAGTGAGAGAATACCTTTACCAATTCTTGAGGGCTGGTTCTGCGTACTGGCGTCTGACGAGCTCGAGCCAGGTAGCCTGCAGGCTCTACACTGTTTTGGACGTGAGATGGTCGCCTTCCGCGGCGAGGACGGGCAGGCCCACGTTATCGACGCCTTCTGCCCCCACCTGGGCGCGCATCTCGGCCACGGCGGCAGGATAGAGGGCAACAACCTGCGCTGTCCTTTTCACGCCTGGGAGTACGACGGATCGGGCAAGTGCGTCCATATACCCTACTCCAAGCATATTCCGCCTAAGGCGAGGCTGAAATCGTGGCGGGTGGTAGAAAAAAACGGGCTCATTTTTGTCTGGCACCAGGAACGGGACGACGAGCCTGGCTGGGATATTCCCGATGTTCCCGAATGGGGTGAAGAGGGGTGGACCAAGCCCGACGCGCGGGTATTCCGAGTTCGCTCACACCCACAGGAAATGGCCGAGAACGTGGTCGACTCGGTTCATTTTCAATACGTTCACGGCACGCCCGAACGTCCGCGGATGAAAGCGCGCATCGACGGCCACGTACTCGAAGCGTCGCAGGAACTGACGTTCACGACCCCGCGCGGAGAGGTGAAGGGAGACGTCAAAATCCGCGCCTACGGGCCAGGCTTCTCGGTAACGCGCTTTTCCGGAATCATCGACACGCTTCTCCTGATTACGGGCCTGCCCATAGATGACGAACTCAACCAGACCACCATCCGATTCGTCGTAAAGGAGCTGCCCGCGGGAGAAGAAGCCACCCGTAGCGTGGCCAAGGCTTTCATCGACGAGATCGAACGACAGTACTCGCAGGACGTTCCCATATGGGAGAACAAGCGCCACCTCGCCAAGCCCATACTCTGTGACGGCGACGGACCGATTGGCCTACTACGCGAGTTCTACCAGCAGTTCTACCCGGACAGCTGGAGCGCGCACGGGTGA
- a CDS encoding nonspecific lipid-transfer protein yields MVGIGRSAYTRNSGRTVLAQAAEAAREAIADAGLQPADVNGACSFQAADSVMGYQLADAIGIEELHWNLDVYGGGNQAAAVVANAATAIEAGSCETAIVFRAMNGRSSYRFGTGRGRTIEATGESQFQAPHGYLVPPQWMAMWARRHQEVYGSTCEDLGQIALNANRHACANAHALTQKPLTLDGYLAARWIHEPLRLYDCAYEADGAVAVVLTTEERARDLPHDPIRILAHAESSRGGGSWDQWPDTTRMFSEAVAPRLWELCGLRPADMDVACIYDCFTYTVMVALEDFGFCERGEAGTFFAEGRGTYGGDVVVNPHGGLLAEAYLHGMNHHYEAVLQLRGEAGPRQVPEARLALVTAGAGPAGSALVYTRENV; encoded by the coding sequence ATCGTCGGAATTGGTCGATCGGCCTACACCAGGAACTCGGGCCGAACGGTACTGGCCCAGGCCGCAGAAGCTGCCCGGGAGGCTATCGCCGACGCGGGCCTCCAGCCGGCAGATGTTAACGGTGCGTGTTCGTTCCAGGCAGCCGACTCGGTAATGGGCTACCAGCTCGCCGACGCTATCGGCATCGAGGAGCTGCACTGGAACCTGGACGTGTACGGCGGCGGCAACCAGGCAGCGGCGGTCGTAGCTAACGCCGCAACCGCCATCGAGGCGGGTTCATGCGAAACGGCTATTGTTTTTCGCGCCATGAACGGGCGCTCCAGCTACCGCTTCGGTACCGGCCGCGGTCGCACGATCGAGGCAACCGGCGAGTCCCAGTTCCAGGCACCCCACGGATACCTGGTCCCGCCCCAGTGGATGGCGATGTGGGCACGGCGACACCAGGAAGTTTACGGAAGCACCTGCGAGGACCTCGGCCAGATCGCGCTCAACGCGAACCGCCACGCCTGTGCCAACGCCCACGCCCTTACACAAAAGCCTCTCACCCTTGACGGCTATCTCGCGGCCCGCTGGATACACGAGCCCCTGCGGCTCTACGACTGCGCCTACGAGGCGGACGGTGCAGTGGCTGTTGTCCTCACGACCGAAGAGCGGGCGCGTGACCTGCCCCACGACCCCATACGTATACTCGCCCACGCCGAGTCCAGTCGCGGCGGGGGTTCGTGGGACCAGTGGCCCGATACCACGCGAATGTTCTCCGAGGCGGTGGCGCCCCGCCTCTGGGAGCTTTGCGGTCTGCGACCCGCGGACATGGACGTGGCGTGCATCTACGACTGCTTCACCTATACCGTGATGGTGGCGCTCGAGGACTTCGGCTTCTGCGAGCGCGGAGAAGCCGGTACCTTCTTCGCAGAGGGCCGAGGCACCTACGGCGGTGACGTGGTCGTGAATCCCCACGGCGGATTGCTGGCCGAGGCCTACCTGCACGGCATGAACCACCACTACGAGGCTGTGCTGCAGCTACGCGGTGAAGCCGGACCAAGACAGGTTCCGGAGGCCCGGCTGGCCCTGGTCACTGCCGGTGCCGGGCCGGCGGGCAGCGCACTGGTCTACACCCGGGAAAACGTATGA
- a CDS encoding DNA-binding protein → MSTDAYSLPPQPAPDPDSEQFWEATTRGELALCRCVECRTWIQPPLERCRHCAGETRFESVSGGGTIYSFIVVRHPCCPGYLDDLPGLVGLIELDEQTGLRLTARLVDAEPGQLAIGQRVQAEIVDLPGGEFRVPVFRVVDSAG, encoded by the coding sequence ATGAGTACCGACGCCTACTCGCTCCCGCCTCAACCCGCCCCGGACCCGGACTCCGAGCAGTTCTGGGAAGCCACGACCAGGGGCGAACTGGCGCTGTGCCGCTGCGTGGAGTGCCGAACCTGGATACAACCACCACTGGAACGCTGCCGTCACTGCGCCGGCGAGACACGCTTCGAAAGCGTCTCGGGCGGCGGCACGATCTACAGCTTCATAGTCGTCAGGCACCCCTGCTGCCCAGGCTACCTGGACGACCTTCCCGGACTTGTCGGTCTCATCGAACTCGATGAGCAGACAGGTCTTCGCCTGACAGCCCGCCTCGTTGACGCCGAGCCAGGTCAGCTCGCAATCGGCCAGCGAGTCCAGGCAGAGATCGTAGACCTGCCTGGCGGCGAGTTCCGCGTCCCCGTATTCCGGGTCGTGGACTCCGCGGGCTGA
- a CDS encoding sulfotransferase yields the protein MAWTPPPRSPWVDQVNGLASALTDGGRSMVPLDEVQAIQAAVDATGLDNFGDDGFREGLAMLVRSLEEEAQLTLVGRLLARAEIARILESRLRTEKIFHDHPEIEEEEIIAPVFVTGIARTGTSILHELLWRDPGNRAPITWEMMYPAAAVATSEIDSALTIELAENEVRMQDHVLPAMRTMHELGAELPNECIYIFAHEFACDMFTGFFHVPSYTMWKAGLDPQPAYSYHRRFLKLLQWRQPKRRWVLKAPSHMNQLVCLLDTYPDAHVVITHRDPLRVLGSISNLMASLQWMRSDHVHYESVVESLAFGHAYLPERVMQARDAGTLATESIIDVRYQDLMADPIGTVRDIYKRCGSPLTGEAEQAIEAWMKQRPKDRHGVHEYTFEDTGLDLATERARHNKYQERFDIPSEV from the coding sequence ATGGCGTGGACTCCACCGCCCCGGTCGCCTTGGGTTGACCAGGTTAACGGGCTCGCATCGGCACTGACCGACGGTGGCCGTTCAATGGTACCGCTCGACGAGGTGCAGGCTATCCAGGCCGCGGTCGACGCGACCGGTCTCGATAATTTTGGAGACGATGGATTCCGCGAAGGGCTGGCCATGCTTGTTCGCTCGCTCGAAGAGGAGGCCCAGCTCACGCTCGTCGGCAGGCTGCTGGCGCGCGCGGAGATTGCACGGATTCTCGAGAGTCGACTCCGCACCGAGAAGATCTTTCACGACCACCCCGAGATAGAAGAAGAAGAAATCATCGCCCCGGTATTCGTAACGGGAATTGCCCGCACGGGGACCAGCATCCTCCATGAACTCCTGTGGCGGGACCCGGGTAATCGCGCCCCCATCACATGGGAGATGATGTACCCGGCCGCCGCCGTCGCTACCTCCGAGATAGACAGCGCCCTGACAATCGAGCTCGCGGAGAACGAAGTCAGGATGCAGGACCATGTCCTGCCGGCCATGAGAACGATGCACGAGCTGGGCGCGGAGCTTCCAAACGAGTGCATCTACATCTTCGCCCACGAATTTGCCTGCGACATGTTCACGGGGTTCTTCCACGTCCCCAGCTACACCATGTGGAAGGCGGGACTCGACCCCCAGCCCGCCTACAGCTACCACCGGCGCTTCCTCAAGCTGTTACAGTGGCGGCAGCCGAAGCGGCGCTGGGTGCTCAAAGCGCCCTCCCATATGAATCAGCTCGTCTGTCTCCTGGACACCTATCCCGACGCACACGTTGTAATCACACACCGTGACCCGCTGCGGGTCCTGGGCTCGATCTCTAACCTGATGGCGAGTCTGCAGTGGATGCGCAGTGACCACGTGCATTACGAATCGGTCGTCGAAAGCCTGGCCTTTGGACACGCCTACCTTCCCGAGCGCGTCATGCAGGCGCGCGACGCGGGGACGCTGGCGACCGAAAGCATCATCGACGTGCGCTACCAGGACCTCATGGCCGATCCGATCGGAACGGTTCGCGACATCTACAAGCGCTGTGGTTCCCCGCTCACCGGCGAAGCCGAACAGGCCATCGAGGCCTGGATGAAGCAGCGGCCAAAGGATAGACACGGCGTCCACGAGTATACTTTTGAAGACACCGGGCTCGACCTTGCCACCGAACGCGCGCGCCATAATAAGTACCAGGAGCGTTTCGATATACCTTCCGAAGTCTGA
- a CDS encoding DUF1214 domain-containing protein has translation MKQPPKIMAKAFDEWIAAQQTAIGLVNDAEQPGTAADWAEGYRWVTRMASIALEWVVEKNDPLHPVVFLNEDDYHKFIVDNPDLNRYFATIDENETYRLFGKRGEAIYIGINLGSDIFNWGSGAAGGNLGQYDLDNFEISENGEFEITLSPDEHEGNWIRLEKGTQHVTLRETFSDLRKQEAAKLSIELTGRKVPPPELTPEEFADKLATAAKFFLFVVQTSISMWSGFGSRVNNIGGGSGQHHVKAGENEINTHCDSQMYYMGSRWSLEDGHALVVTIRPPEGNFRYWGITLVNPWMESYDSRYARPCTNNHKADRNEDGTWRLVIAADDPGVANWVDTGGRLEGFAMLRWVTHGEVPPDPDCELMSLSSLRL, from the coding sequence ATGAAACAACCACCCAAAATCATGGCCAAGGCGTTCGACGAATGGATCGCGGCGCAGCAGACCGCGATCGGGCTCGTCAACGACGCCGAGCAACCGGGCACGGCCGCCGATTGGGCCGAGGGCTATCGCTGGGTCACGCGCATGGCCAGCATCGCCCTCGAATGGGTGGTCGAGAAGAACGACCCGCTGCACCCGGTAGTCTTCCTCAACGAAGACGACTACCACAAGTTCATCGTCGATAATCCCGACCTCAACCGATACTTCGCGACCATCGACGAAAACGAAACCTATCGCTTATTCGGGAAGCGCGGCGAAGCGATCTACATCGGGATTAACCTGGGCAGCGACATCTTCAATTGGGGTTCAGGCGCCGCGGGAGGAAACCTCGGCCAGTACGACCTTGATAATTTTGAAATCTCGGAAAACGGAGAATTCGAGATCACCCTGAGTCCAGATGAACACGAAGGGAACTGGATACGACTCGAAAAGGGAACCCAACATGTAACGTTACGTGAAACTTTTTCCGACCTGCGCAAGCAGGAGGCCGCGAAGCTCAGCATCGAGCTCACAGGGCGAAAGGTCCCACCACCCGAACTCACGCCGGAAGAGTTCGCCGACAAGCTTGCGACCGCGGCAAAGTTTTTCCTGTTCGTGGTGCAGACCAGCATCTCCATGTGGTCCGGGTTCGGCTCCCGGGTGAATAATATTGGGGGGGGCTCCGGCCAGCACCACGTCAAGGCGGGCGAAAACGAGATCAACACGCACTGCGATTCGCAAATGTACTACATGGGCAGCCGGTGGTCGCTCGAAGACGGCCACGCGCTCGTGGTAACGATCCGACCGCCGGAAGGAAACTTCCGGTACTGGGGAATCACTCTCGTTAACCCATGGATGGAATCATATGACAGCCGCTACGCGAGACCCTGTACTAACAATCACAAGGCAGATCGGAACGAGGACGGGACCTGGCGCCTGGTGATCGCGGCCGATGACCCGGGAGTCGCCAACTGGGTCGACACCGGTGGCCGGCTCGAAGGATTCGCGATGCTGCGCTGGGTGACGCACGGCGAGGTCCCGCCCGACCCCGATTGTGAATTGATGTCGCTCTCGTCACTGCGCCTCTGA
- a CDS encoding phytanoyl-CoA dioxygenase family protein, giving the protein MNAKIERFSVAGDPDKIHATIERDGAAIIENLLPPDVIRRVNDEVDSAVLAADPEEAMLNPIMKAFYGPYTKQVTGVPGISRTFALEVMCHPMLMALCDRTLLPSCARYQLNLGHLLQRGPGAEDQWLHRDEAVWSDVPRPHPELQLASVIAFVDFTHENGATHVVPGSHRWPDRQLSPAEQAGQPAPTADQVACAEMPAGSAIVYSGGTIHGGGANTTDQPRRGAHLSYCLGWLRTEENNYLSTPPATAATYPRLAQELLGYALHDSISRGGGYLGMVRMKDPVELLANGELG; this is encoded by the coding sequence ATGAATGCGAAAATTGAACGGTTCAGCGTTGCGGGCGACCCCGACAAGATTCACGCCACCATTGAGCGCGACGGCGCGGCGATCATCGAGAACCTGCTCCCACCGGATGTAATCCGGCGCGTCAACGACGAGGTCGATTCGGCCGTCCTCGCCGCGGACCCTGAAGAGGCGATGCTCAACCCGATCATGAAGGCGTTCTATGGCCCCTACACAAAACAGGTGACCGGCGTACCCGGGATCTCACGCACGTTTGCCCTTGAGGTCATGTGCCATCCCATGCTGATGGCGCTCTGTGACCGCACCCTGTTGCCATCCTGCGCCCGTTACCAACTCAACCTGGGCCACCTGCTGCAGCGCGGCCCGGGCGCCGAGGACCAGTGGCTGCACCGAGACGAGGCCGTCTGGAGTGACGTGCCCCGCCCGCACCCCGAACTGCAGCTCGCGTCGGTCATAGCCTTCGTCGACTTCACCCATGAGAACGGCGCCACCCATGTCGTGCCCGGGAGTCACCGCTGGCCCGACCGTCAGCTCTCTCCAGCGGAACAGGCCGGGCAGCCGGCGCCGACCGCCGACCAGGTCGCGTGCGCGGAAATGCCCGCAGGTTCTGCCATCGTCTACTCGGGCGGCACCATACACGGGGGCGGGGCGAACACCACGGACCAACCGCGACGGGGTGCACACCTGAGTTACTGCCTGGGCTGGTTACGAACCGAGGAGAACAACTACCTGTCAACACCTCCCGCCACCGCAGCAACCTACCCGCGGCTGGCGCAGGAGCTTCTCGGCTATGCCCTGCATGACAGCATCTCCCGCGGTGGAGGCTACCTCGGTATGGTCCGTATGAAGGACCCGGTTGAACTGCTCGCCAACGGCGAACTCGGCTGA
- a CDS encoding LLM class F420-dependent oxidoreductase: MKLGIALGRLYPTYYERVTLEADRLGFESVWLPEHLVLPVDVAGSPFAGADHPPVPSNAPVYDCFGYLNYLAGVTSRVRLGSHVYLLGLRHPFVSARAIQTLDLVSGGRAEIGVGAGWLLSEWTATGMDPRTRGRRLDEAIEICKRLWSDDVIEHHGEFYDFEPVQFEPKPVQKPHPPILIGGESPPALRRAARVGNGWVGLDHTPDSCAEPIAKLAQLRAQYGREDEPFELVCTGRIENLDDVRRWEDAGITRLIVAPWDRSRGAIDGMRRLAEQVFE, translated from the coding sequence GTGAAACTGGGAATCGCACTTGGCCGTCTCTACCCGACGTACTACGAGAGGGTGACCCTGGAGGCTGATCGCCTGGGCTTTGAATCGGTGTGGCTGCCCGAGCACCTGGTGCTGCCGGTAGACGTGGCCGGCTCGCCGTTTGCCGGGGCCGACCATCCGCCGGTTCCGTCGAACGCGCCCGTGTACGACTGCTTTGGCTATCTTAACTACCTGGCCGGTGTGACATCGCGTGTCCGCCTGGGAAGCCACGTCTACCTGCTGGGTTTGCGCCACCCATTCGTCTCGGCGCGCGCGATCCAGACCCTCGACCTGGTCTCGGGCGGCAGGGCCGAAATCGGGGTCGGCGCGGGCTGGCTGCTGAGCGAGTGGACCGCCACCGGCATGGACCCCCGAACGCGCGGTCGTCGCCTGGACGAGGCAATCGAGATCTGCAAGCGCCTCTGGAGCGACGATGTTATTGAGCACCACGGCGAGTTCTACGACTTCGAACCGGTGCAGTTCGAACCCAAGCCGGTACAGAAGCCCCACCCACCTATCCTGATCGGTGGAGAGTCTCCGCCCGCCCTGCGCCGGGCTGCCCGAGTGGGGAATGGCTGGGTGGGGCTCGATCACACGCCCGATTCGTGCGCCGAGCCGATCGCAAAGCTGGCACAGCTGCGGGCTCAGTACGGCCGCGAGGACGAACCCTTTGAGTTGGTATGCACCGGACGGATCGAGAATCTCGACGACGTTCGCCGCTGGGAAGACGCTGGAATCACGCGGTTGATAGTCGCGCCGTGGGACCGTTCGCGCGGGGCCATCGACGGGATGCGGCGCCTCGCCGAGCAGGTCTTCGAGTAG